The Lolium rigidum isolate FL_2022 unplaced genomic scaffold, APGP_CSIRO_Lrig_0.1 contig_71535_1, whole genome shotgun sequence genome has a segment encoding these proteins:
- the LOC124682230 gene encoding uncharacterized protein LOC124682230, which yields MEGHSPNKISSAEAILVGALSSGVNAPTWIVLQMTFLLLACCFSAMLYLAFFSSDFVIVGHVFLLITIGVVLFVLLNRFLAETGFVPIEQQMQEIGIHKPEATEKDKRS from the exons ATGGAAGGTCACTCCCCAAATAAAATATCATCAGCTGAAGCTATCTTGGTGGGAGCCTTGTCTTCTGGTGTGAAT GCCCCAACATGGATTGTGCTCCAGATGACATTTTTGCTACTAGCGTGCTGTTTTAGTGCAATGCTATATCTGGCCTTCTTCTCAAGTGACTTTGTGATCGTTGGGCATGTTTTTTTGCTCATAACCATTGGCGTGGTTCTGTTTGTGCTTCTTAACAG GTTTCTTGCAGAGACTGGTTTTGTCCCAATTGAACAACAGATGCAGGAAATTGGAATCCATAAACCAGAAGCTACAGAAAAAGACAAGAGAAGCTAG